A single genomic interval of Rhinatrema bivittatum chromosome 12, aRhiBiv1.1, whole genome shotgun sequence harbors:
- the LOC115074262 gene encoding uncharacterized protein LOC115074262, translating into MNSTSRASPASADPESRRPELAIRLGSFLYLGTLWIWPRDSRILKKLPGFRAKIGKLWVLLLLTSRGEEEEEHWSALLTLAEEENGGKENGGPAGQQEEGDLWPKAAEEGGGGGSCCCAWDFLKFRLKASTLFPAKLQRSPWPKLYLEAVGMCQQFWFFYAPLPDLQPWHLHKLSNKTVLILAERTSQLPQLTGSRQALFSLQSVSHPWSDHHPEPV; encoded by the exons ATGAATTCCACCTCCAGAGCATCCCCAGCCTCAGCTGACCCAgagagcagaagacctgagctgGCAATCAGACTTGGATCCTTCTTATacttgggaactctctggatttggcccagagactccagaattctaaagaAATTGCCAGGTTTCCGGGCCAAGATCGGTAAActctgggtgctgctgctgctgactagcaggggagaggaggaggaggagcattggaGCGCTCTCCTAACTCTGGCAGAAGAAGAAAACGGAGGGAAGGAAAATGGAGGCCCTGCAGGACAGCAGGAGGAGGGAGATCTCTGGCCCAAAGCAgcggaagaaggaggaggaggaggcagttgTTGCTG TGCCTGGGATTTCCTGAAGTTCAGGCTGAAAGCTTCCACTCTTTTTCCTGCAAAACTCCAAAGGTCACCATGGCCCAAGCTTTATTTGGAAGCAGTTGGCATGTGTCAGCAGTTCTGGTTTTTCTATGCACCACTGCCGGATCTTCAACCCTGGCATCTTCATAAACTTAGTAACAAGACTGTTCTTATCTTGGCGGAAAGGACCTCTCAGTTGCCCCAGCTTACTGGGTCACGGCAGGCCTTGTTCAGTCTCCAGTCAGTCTCccatccttggtctgatcaccatcCCGAGCCTGTCTGA
- the PI16 gene encoding peptidase inhibitor 16 isoform X3 produces the protein MQPFPLLALLLLVVPAAPEPGRALSEEDKRSLLAMHNAHRAQVAPPAADMLKMSWDPKLEKLASSYAAECKWEHNQDRGPTGENLYLASAPQLDMKSVMELWYSEYKNYDYATLSCKEGTMCGHYTQVVWATSGKVGCGAQFCEKVKNEKPNQFLVVCNYEPPGNYEGRKPYTQGAPCSKCPAEHKCLNSLCGIPSLAPEPSVGWSRAPHSTSTPEWAQNAFRVARRPCPTTELTQWRVA, from the exons ATGCAGCCCTTCCCCCTCCtcgcgctgctgctgctggtggtgcCGGCGGCCCCCGAGCCCGGCCGGGCTCTCAGCGAGGAGGACAAGAGGAGCCTGCTGGCCATGCACAACGCCCACCGCGCGCAGGTCGCCCCCCCGGCCGCCGACATGCTGAAGATG AGCTGGGATCCCAAGCTGGAGAAGCTGGCGTCTTCCTACGCAGCTGAGTGCAAGTGGGAGCACAACCAGGACCGGGGCCCCACGGGAGAGAACTTGTACCTGGCCAGCGCGCCACAGCTGGATATGAAGAGTGTGATGGAGCTGTGGTACAGTGAATACAAGAACTACGATTATGCTACTCTGTCGTGCAAGGAAGGAACGATGTGCGGTCACTATACCCAG GTGGTCTGGGCTACCAGTGGCAAAGTTGGCTGCGGAGCGCAGTTTTGTGAAAAGGTGAAAAACGAGAAACCAAATCAATTTTTAGTGGTGTGCAACTACGAACCTCC TGGGAACTATGAGGGCAGGAAGCCATACACACAAGGTGCCCCCTGCTCCAAGTGTCCAGCTGAGCACAAGTGCCTCAACTCCCTCTGTG GGATTCCCTCTTTGGCACCAGAGCCATCTGTAGGCTGGAGCAGAGCCCCGCATTCCACTTCCACACCAG AGTGGGCACAAAATGCTTTCCGCGTAGCCCGGCGTCCGTGCCCCACTACAGAATTAACTCAGTGGAGAGTGGCATGA
- the PI16 gene encoding peptidase inhibitor 16 isoform X1, with translation MQPFPLLALLLLVVPAAPEPGRALSEEDKRSLLAMHNAHRAQVAPPAADMLKMSWDPKLEKLASSYAAECKWEHNQDRGPTGENLYLASAPQLDMKSVMELWYSEYKNYDYATLSCKEGTMCGHYTQVVWATSGKVGCGAQFCEKVKNEKPNQFLVVCNYEPPGNYEGRKPYTQGAPCSKCPAEHKCLNSLCGIPSLAPEPSVGWSRAPHSTSTPAQSIELKEANTASTTVPQTATSEQSSAPGLRISPEVDLEREDFSVASVTMEGDIYPQHPSTHSLSSGTGVDTDVQEATTPPFSPTKPTLPPEPASHHGHLISTQADVQESTTPPFSPTKPMLPPEPASLHGHLISTQADVQESTTPPFSPTKPTLPPEPASHHGHLISTQVHVQESTTPPFSPTKPMLPPALASHHGHLISTQVDVQERTTPLFSPTDPMVPPEPTSLHGHLISTQVDVQETTTPLFSPTDPTLPPEPTSLHGHLISTQVDVQDNRTTLRGTEQMLPLRWPSPYSLVAKDLDIALEDTNEISKAAENNLTPKLPPSITTSPKGDVGLQENYQSASTPKPTATPEAPSRLHIITAATSRALPSHAGRAGKEA, from the exons ATGCAGCCCTTCCCCCTCCtcgcgctgctgctgctggtggtgcCGGCGGCCCCCGAGCCCGGCCGGGCTCTCAGCGAGGAGGACAAGAGGAGCCTGCTGGCCATGCACAACGCCCACCGCGCGCAGGTCGCCCCCCCGGCCGCCGACATGCTGAAGATG AGCTGGGATCCCAAGCTGGAGAAGCTGGCGTCTTCCTACGCAGCTGAGTGCAAGTGGGAGCACAACCAGGACCGGGGCCCCACGGGAGAGAACTTGTACCTGGCCAGCGCGCCACAGCTGGATATGAAGAGTGTGATGGAGCTGTGGTACAGTGAATACAAGAACTACGATTATGCTACTCTGTCGTGCAAGGAAGGAACGATGTGCGGTCACTATACCCAG GTGGTCTGGGCTACCAGTGGCAAAGTTGGCTGCGGAGCGCAGTTTTGTGAAAAGGTGAAAAACGAGAAACCAAATCAATTTTTAGTGGTGTGCAACTACGAACCTCC TGGGAACTATGAGGGCAGGAAGCCATACACACAAGGTGCCCCCTGCTCCAAGTGTCCAGCTGAGCACAAGTGCCTCAACTCCCTCTGTG GGATTCCCTCTTTGGCACCAGAGCCATCTGTAGGCTGGAGCAGAGCCCCGCATTCCACTTCCACACCAG CACAAAGCATAGAGTTGAAGGAGGCCAACACAGCAAGCACCACAGTACCACAAACGGCAACCTCTGAGCAGTCTTCAGCCCCCGGGCTTAGAATTTCTCCCGAAGTAGATCTAGAACGGGAAGATTTTAGTGTAGCTTCCGTAACGATGGAAGGTGATATTTACCCCCAGCATCCCTCAACCCACAGCCTATCATCTGGCACAGGAGTAGATACAGATGTGCAGGAGGCCACCACTCCACCATTCTCCCCAACAAAGCCAACGCTGCCCCCTGAACCAGCTTCACACCATGGCCACCTCATTTCTACCCAAGCAGATGTGCAGGAGAGCACCACTCCACCATTCTCCCCAACAAAGCCAATGCTGCCCCCTGAACCAGCTTCACTCCATGGCCACCTCATTTCTACCCAAGCAGATGTGCAGGAGAGCACCACTCCACCATTCTCCCCAACAAAGCCAACGCTGCCCCCTGAACCAGCTTCACACCATGGCCACCTCATTTCTACCCAAGTACATGTGCAGGAGAGCACCACTCCACCATTCTCCCCAACAAAGCCAATGCTGCCCCCTGCATTAGCTTCTCACCATGGCCACCTCATTTCTACCCAAGTAGATGTGCAGGAGAGAACCACTCCACTATTCTCACCAACAGACCCAATGGTGCCCCCTGAACCAACTTCACTCCATGGCCACCTCATTTCTACCCAAGTAGATGTGCAGGAGACCACCACTCCACTATTCTCGCCAACAGACCCAACGTTGCCCCCTGAACCAACTTCACTCCATGGCCATCTCATTTCTACCCAAGTAGATGTGCAGGACAATAGAACAACCTTGAGAGGAACAGAGCAAATGCTGCCCCTAAGGTGGCCGTCACCCTACAGCCTTGTTGCTAAGGACTTAGACATAGCTTTGGAAGACACTAATGAAATTAGCAAAGCAGCAGAGAATAACCTGACCCCCAAGCTTCCTCCATCCATCACAACGTCTCCAAAGGGAGATGTAGGCTTGCAAGAGAATTACCAGTCTGCCAGTACACCAAAGCCCACAGCAACCCCTGAGGCACCTTCCCGCCTGCATATAATCACAGCAGCAACCAGTCGTGCTCTGCCCTCCCACGCAGGCCGAGCAGGTAAGGAAGCCTGA
- the PI16 gene encoding peptidase inhibitor 16 isoform X4 yields the protein MQPFPLLALLLLVVPAAPEPGRALSEEDKRSLLAMHNAHRAQVAPPAADMLKMSWDPKLEKLASSYAAECKWEHNQDRGPTGENLYLASAPQLDMKSVMELWYSEYKNYDYATLSCKEGTMCGHYTQVVWATSGKVGCGAQFCEKVKNEKPNQFLVVCNYEPPGNYEGRKPYTQGAPCSKCPAEHKCLNSLCGIPSLAPEPSVGWSRAPHSTSTPGVCARARVCDS from the exons ATGCAGCCCTTCCCCCTCCtcgcgctgctgctgctggtggtgcCGGCGGCCCCCGAGCCCGGCCGGGCTCTCAGCGAGGAGGACAAGAGGAGCCTGCTGGCCATGCACAACGCCCACCGCGCGCAGGTCGCCCCCCCGGCCGCCGACATGCTGAAGATG AGCTGGGATCCCAAGCTGGAGAAGCTGGCGTCTTCCTACGCAGCTGAGTGCAAGTGGGAGCACAACCAGGACCGGGGCCCCACGGGAGAGAACTTGTACCTGGCCAGCGCGCCACAGCTGGATATGAAGAGTGTGATGGAGCTGTGGTACAGTGAATACAAGAACTACGATTATGCTACTCTGTCGTGCAAGGAAGGAACGATGTGCGGTCACTATACCCAG GTGGTCTGGGCTACCAGTGGCAAAGTTGGCTGCGGAGCGCAGTTTTGTGAAAAGGTGAAAAACGAGAAACCAAATCAATTTTTAGTGGTGTGCAACTACGAACCTCC TGGGAACTATGAGGGCAGGAAGCCATACACACAAGGTGCCCCCTGCTCCAAGTGTCCAGCTGAGCACAAGTGCCTCAACTCCCTCTGTG GGATTCCCTCTTTGGCACCAGAGCCATCTGTAGGCTGGAGCAGAGCCCCGCATTCCACTTCCACACCAG gtgtgtgcgcgcgtgctcGTGTGTGCGACAGCTGA
- the PI16 gene encoding peptidase inhibitor 16 isoform X2 yields the protein MQPFPLLALLLLVVPAAPEPGRALSEEDKRSLLAMHNAHRAQVAPPAADMLKMSWDPKLEKLASSYAAECKWEHNQDRGPTGENLYLASAPQLDMKSVMELWYSEYKNYDYATLSCKEGTMCGHYTQVVWATSGKVGCGAQFCEKVKNEKPNQFLVVCNYEPPGNYEGRKPYTQGAPCSKCPAEHKCLNSLCGIPSLAPEPSVGWSRAPHSTSTPADKTDSAVGRNLPGFSYLCLLPAIFVLQLSF from the exons ATGCAGCCCTTCCCCCTCCtcgcgctgctgctgctggtggtgcCGGCGGCCCCCGAGCCCGGCCGGGCTCTCAGCGAGGAGGACAAGAGGAGCCTGCTGGCCATGCACAACGCCCACCGCGCGCAGGTCGCCCCCCCGGCCGCCGACATGCTGAAGATG AGCTGGGATCCCAAGCTGGAGAAGCTGGCGTCTTCCTACGCAGCTGAGTGCAAGTGGGAGCACAACCAGGACCGGGGCCCCACGGGAGAGAACTTGTACCTGGCCAGCGCGCCACAGCTGGATATGAAGAGTGTGATGGAGCTGTGGTACAGTGAATACAAGAACTACGATTATGCTACTCTGTCGTGCAAGGAAGGAACGATGTGCGGTCACTATACCCAG GTGGTCTGGGCTACCAGTGGCAAAGTTGGCTGCGGAGCGCAGTTTTGTGAAAAGGTGAAAAACGAGAAACCAAATCAATTTTTAGTGGTGTGCAACTACGAACCTCC TGGGAACTATGAGGGCAGGAAGCCATACACACAAGGTGCCCCCTGCTCCAAGTGTCCAGCTGAGCACAAGTGCCTCAACTCCCTCTGTG GGATTCCCTCTTTGGCACCAGAGCCATCTGTAGGCTGGAGCAGAGCCCCGCATTCCACTTCCACACCAG CTGACAAAACGGATAGCGCTGTCGGGAGAAACCTTCCGGGCTTCTCATACCTGTGTCTTCTGCCTGCGATCTTTGTACTGCAGCTGTCCTTCTGA
- the PI16 gene encoding peptidase inhibitor 16 isoform X5 yields the protein MQPFPLLALLLLVVPAAPEPGRALSEEDKRSLLAMHNAHRAQVAPPAADMLKMSWDPKLEKLASSYAAECKWEHNQDRGPTGENLYLASAPQLDMKSVMELWYSEYKNYDYATLSCKEGTMCGHYTQVVWATSGKVGCGAQFCEKVKNEKPNQFLVVCNYEPPGNYEGRKPYTQGAPCSKCPAEHKCLNSLCEWAQNAFRVARRPCPTTELTQWRVA from the exons ATGCAGCCCTTCCCCCTCCtcgcgctgctgctgctggtggtgcCGGCGGCCCCCGAGCCCGGCCGGGCTCTCAGCGAGGAGGACAAGAGGAGCCTGCTGGCCATGCACAACGCCCACCGCGCGCAGGTCGCCCCCCCGGCCGCCGACATGCTGAAGATG AGCTGGGATCCCAAGCTGGAGAAGCTGGCGTCTTCCTACGCAGCTGAGTGCAAGTGGGAGCACAACCAGGACCGGGGCCCCACGGGAGAGAACTTGTACCTGGCCAGCGCGCCACAGCTGGATATGAAGAGTGTGATGGAGCTGTGGTACAGTGAATACAAGAACTACGATTATGCTACTCTGTCGTGCAAGGAAGGAACGATGTGCGGTCACTATACCCAG GTGGTCTGGGCTACCAGTGGCAAAGTTGGCTGCGGAGCGCAGTTTTGTGAAAAGGTGAAAAACGAGAAACCAAATCAATTTTTAGTGGTGTGCAACTACGAACCTCC TGGGAACTATGAGGGCAGGAAGCCATACACACAAGGTGCCCCCTGCTCCAAGTGTCCAGCTGAGCACAAGTGCCTCAACTCCCTCTGTG AGTGGGCACAAAATGCTTTCCGCGTAGCCCGGCGTCCGTGCCCCACTACAGAATTAACTCAGTGGAGAGTGGCATGA